Below is a genomic region from Pan troglodytes isolate AG18354 chromosome X, NHGRI_mPanTro3-v2.0_pri, whole genome shotgun sequence.
AGGTTCACAACACTCTGCAGGTGTAAAAGATTCATGCTCCTCTCAGGGCTGGCCTTTCACCCTCCATCTGTTTGTACCTTGGGAACATCTCTTGCCTCTCCCATTCCAAAACTTCACCTAACATGGAGCAAGTGAGAAAGGAAAGTGGAGAGAGCAGACTTGCTATGCTCATGCGCCTACTGAGATATGCCACTGTCACTGATCTGCTAGTGCAGTCTGCCCAAGCTGGATGCCTCTGGATGGAGTATTACAAGCTGAACTTCCCATtgctctcccctccttctccatCCAGTACCTCTCCACCCTGCAAATGCGCCTCAGCCCTGCCACCCTAATTCCAGCGTGTCTCCTTGCCAGGTTCCTACATACGCCTGATACTGAAGTTCCAGGTTCAGAGGGAAGTTAACAGCTACCTTGTGCAAGTCTACTGGCCTACTGTCCTCACCACTATTACCTCTTGGATATCGTTTTGGATGAACTATGATTCCTCTGCAGCCAGGGTGACAATTGGTAGGTTCTGTCTCTGTCCCAGGATAGAATTTGGGTCATTTGGCTCAGAAAAAAAGTTGAGAGTAAGGAAAAAGTACCCGGAACGGTGTGTGACTAACTACACAGGCAAGGAAATAAGGATTTTTCCAATAGACATTTGCACCTTTGTACAGGTGCACAGCCAATCCCCAATAGAGAGACCGATATTAGAGAcagatgtgaaaaaaaatcaaggttgGAATCTTGGCCCGTTGAGCCCCGAGTACCAGAATTCATTATTTCTTGAATCCATAAGTAAACCGATGAGTCATAAGTTTAGACCATAGGGGCCATTAAAAGGGGGCTAAATCACAGGGTGTCTGGGACAGGAGCTGAGGAGATGAGGAGAGCAGCACAAAGACAGCCTGGTCAGGCTTAGGAAGACCTTGTACTTTATGTCTAAGCATGGGGAGCCATGAAAAATTTTTGAGCAGTACCAAGAAGAGACCTAAGAGATCAACTCCCTGGTTTGTCTGGCCCCATCCAGCAGAATGTCAATGTGTCCCAGATCCAGGTCTGGTTTCTCCTTCACCATCTGTGGGGCagactcctcagcctccctcttTAGGAGAACGTTCTGGACTAAAGCTTTATATTTGTGTAATAGTTTAGGGCTCAGAAAACCTTCCCAAGAACTAAAGAAAGGCAAAAGGGAAAGGGGCCATCATAGGCCAAGGTGGGGCTGAAGATGTCAATTGCCATGAAGCCACGGCTGGAGGTTTGAGACTTGACGCTAAGAGCAATAAGAAGTCATTGAACCAGTGAAGCGTGGGCTGAGTTTAAAGATGGGGGAAAAGGAATAAAGAGAGAGCCGAAGGCCTTTGCTGTGGGCCCTCCTCACCCCAAATATGTTTGGCTGGGGGCCTGACAGGTTGCCAAGAACGTTAGCCATCAGAGGAGACTAAGTCTGTACTGTGTTGCTTACAGGCTTAACTTCAATGCTCATCCTGACCACCATCGACTCACATCTGCGGGATAAGCTCCCCAACATTTCCTGTATCAAGGCCATTGATATCTATATCCTCGTGTGCTTGTTCTTTGTGTTCCTGTCCTTGCTGGAGTATGTCTACATCAACTATCTTTTCTACAGTCGAGGACCTCGGCGCCAGCCTAGGCGACGCAGGAGACCCCGAAGAGTCATTGCCCACTACCGCTACCAGCAAGTGGTGGTAGGAAACGTGCAGGTTTGACTTTTTGACTGACAATCAGCTTTCCCTGAGCACCTCTTGAGCCCAGGCTTAGCGCTTTTGACCCTTTTGCATTTCTTAGCTTTTTAAATACGCGCACCCACACATGCGCGCACacgcaaaacacacacacacacaacatataaCAAAGAAGTAGTACTATTTCTCATCACTCCTTTATAGATGATCattgtccaaggtcacaaggcaagtaagtggcagagctaaatTTCTCCAGACCTTTGGACTGAATTTGGTCCACTTTGCATGCTTCCAGAGCAGGCAATGAAGCTGGAAGGGAAGATGGGCGCAGGGAGACTGAAAGGAAGACAGTCACTGGAGAGGCTGGCCTACCTACCCCTCCTTCCTTGGCACTTCAGACTCCCAAGGCAATGCTGAGGCTTTTGCTGTGGGCAGTATGTTAATGCCCAGCTACCTCCCTCCTTCACAGAAAGCCCGGTCCTGCCTGCCTGAGCAGGCATCCATCCACCACACAGCACTCCTGAGGGAGCAGCTGCCTCCAGCGAGACACTGGCTTGGCAGCCTCCATAGCCTTCCCTTGCATGCTAACAGCCGATTGGTCCTGTTCCTCACCCCTTGAACACCAGAGACCCCAAGAGGAGCTGGCTCTGATCTGTCAAAGAGATCAGCAGTAACATTACAAGTGCTGATGAGGGaagtcccttccctcctccctccccccagtgCATATCCATCTAGGCGATATGAAACTGATGAGCCTATCCATTATCTCCTCAAAGGATGGCCTGATTAACGTGGAAGACGGAGTCAGCTCTCTCCCCATCACCCCAGCGCAGGCCCCCCTGGCAAGCCCGGAAAGCCTCGGTTCTTTGACGTCCACCTCCGAGCAGGCCCAGCTGGCCACCTCGGAAAGCCTCAGCCCACTCACTTCTCTCTCAGGCCAGGCCCCCCTGGCCACTGGAGAAAGCCTGAGCGATCTCCCCTCCACCTCAGAGCAGGCCCGGCACAGCTATGGTGTTCGCTTTAATGGTTTCCAGGCTGATGACAGTATTATTCCTACTGAAATCCGCAACCGTGTCGAAGCCCATGGCCATGGTGTTACCCATGACCATGAAGATTCCAATGAGAGCTTGAGCTCGGATGAGCGCCATGGCCATGGCCCCAGTGGGAAGCCCATGCTTCACCATGGCGAGAAGGGTGTGCAAGAAGCAGGCTGGGACCTTGATGACAACAATGACAAGAGCGACTGCCTTGCCATTAAGGAGCAATTCAAGTGTGATACTAACAGTACCTGGGGCCTTAATGATGATGGGCTCATGGCCCATGGCCAAGAGAAGGACAGTAGCTCAGAGTCTGAGGATAGTTGCCCCCCAAGCCCTGGGTGCTCCTTCACTGAAGGGTTCTCCTTCGATCTCTTTAATCCTGACTACGTCCCGAAGGTCGACAAGTGGTCCCGGTTCCTCTTCCCTCTGGCCTTTGGGTTGTTCAACATTGTTTACTGGGTATACCATATGTATTAGTCCCCCAGTGCTCCAGAACAGCGGGAGCACTGTGCTGTGCTCCTTTCAGTttcttttgggtttgtttttccctctttcctttgttccttttattttgtggttatttGGGCAACCCAATGAGTTCATacttctctttataaacatgaggTGGGGAGTAATTGGAAAGAACATGTTCTAGCTGGAAGGGAAGGGATTGAGGAGGAGTTGGAGGTATACAGCACATGGATTTCCTTTCCTGCTAGAAGACTCTCACCTTTTCAAAGACTTGTAACAAGGAATAAGCATAGAAAAGCCCCTGGAAATGTTTAGAGGACAGAGAAGAGCCAGGTTGGGGGATGGGGCAAGGATCTGGGCCTTTTGCCCACAAACATTTCTGGGGGGCTTTTCTGTCCCCCTTGAGGTGtcaacatttctttttcattacatgttttcttctttgtttgtttcctcCTAGGGATTATGGGTCTTGCTCACCCTCTGCTTAGGGCTTTATAGAAGAAAGTCAAGCTGGGTTGGGCTGGGGTTCATAGCTAAAGGGCTAGCCATGGCTTAGAAGTTCAGGGAACTTCCTATAGGAAACTTAGGGAGCATTTGTAAGTGCCTTTCCCCCACTGTATGGCATTTGACTGTGGTGTTTTGATGCAAGGGTGGAAGGGGAATGTGGGTGGATGGGGCTGCAGAGTGAGACATCAGGGTGAGAGAGCACATACTCAGCTTGTGGGGTTGGCAGAGGGTGGGGGGTGATGTCAGGTTGGAAATTACACAGTTGAGCTGGCCTCTTCGGAGGGATTGGAACTTGTCTTGCCTATATTTCTGCTTCAGAACGCTTGGCAATAGAGACTCAATACATCTGTCTAAGTCAGGAGTTAGCTTTCTGTCAGTTGCTGAGTTGATCACCAGTTACAGCACTTGGTGAATAAGCACTAAGGTTAGGATAATTCACACTTGCTATTTTACCATCTGATCTAGACTAGCAGATGAATATCTATCGTAAGTCTATATACTAATCCTTTCTATTTGTCTAGTGCATAGTAAGTGTCAACAAGCTCCCTGACCCATTACATCACTGGAGCCTCACAGGAGCCCTGTAAGCCAGGGAAGGCAAAGCACATTGTCCCCAGTGTTCCAAGGAAAACGAATGGAGCTTATGCCGCATGCTTGAGGACATGCAGCCAGTGAGTGGTAGATCCACCCCACTTgctctttcttgtctttttcctccTGACTGTCCCAACTGaggcatttccttttcttccctccctaaAGAGGGTGCTCCAGAGGGCCCCCACCACATCCTCTAGCACCTGGGGCATCTCTGCAGGAATAGGCTGGTGACCAGCCAATGAGCGTGACATGAGCAGATGGAGAACACACTCTCTGCCCACTGAGCAGGGCCCCTAACGGAAGTAGGATTGGCCAGCATTCCAACTTGCCAAGCAGCTCCACCTCACTGATGGAGGTTGTGAGGGAGTGAACTTTGCCGAACACTCAACATatgccacctcttcctccctatGCAGTCTCTCCCTCAGTCCCTTACC
It encodes:
- the GABRQ gene encoding gamma-aminobutyric acid receptor subunit theta, with product MGIRGMLRAAVILLLIRTWLAEGNYPSPIPKFHFEFSSAVPEVVLNLFNCKNCANEAVVQKILDRVLSRYDVRLRPNFGGAPVPVRISIYVTSIEQISEMNMDYTITMFFHQTWKDSRLAYYETTLNLTLDYRMHEKLWVPDCYFLNSKDAFVHDVTVENRVFQLHPDGTVRYGIRLTTTAACSLDLHKFPMDKQACNLVVESYGYTVEDIILFWDDNGNAIHMTEELHIPQFTFLGRTITSKEVYFYTGSYIRLILKFQVQREVNSYLVQVYWPTVLTTITSWISFWMNYDSSAARVTIGLTSMLILTTIDSHLRDKLPNISCIKAIDIYILVCLFFVFLSLLEYVYINYLFYSRGPRRQPRRRRRPRRVIAHYRYQQVVVGNVQDGLINVEDGVSSLPITPAQAPLASPESLGSLTSTSEQAQLATSESLSPLTSLSGQAPLATGESLSDLPSTSEQARHSYGVRFNGFQADDSIIPTEIRNRVEAHGHGVTHDHEDSNESLSSDERHGHGPSGKPMLHHGEKGVQEAGWDLDDNNDKSDCLAIKEQFKCDTNSTWGLNDDGLMAHGQEKDSSSESEDSCPPSPGCSFTEGFSFDLFNPDYVPKVDKWSRFLFPLAFGLFNIVYWVYHMY